A genomic region of Chryseobacterium sp. KACC 21268 contains the following coding sequences:
- a CDS encoding phage portal protein, whose protein sequence is MLKSKNNKGDDVTESDDLIKLLRNPNSNQNFGQFIEEWLYYHYSHGWNYIVPQNKSVGFESKLNSGTQLFNCDPDFIDWNSLYSFVFNFFSKNDELHFSYRPLGFSRIKYSNVIPYFDVRQNPEKPYIGISRLLALKQNIQNYSLAGQAKENMIKRSGSQIVSLDVKTFDDFGLDGEVGTGENDKDGNPITTTHKKKLEQELRDTGIGNNSLGVAFSTLPLKAFSLSDGLEKLDYDKLAVEDARVIVNKYNLPKEFQNLTLESAKFANRQMAMIEVIQNIIQPLAQNFCEKIQTFFKWENTIYIDYSHLPVFAENEKTKIETTKLKLDLLIQLFDKKLITHEELTAKINEYGII, encoded by the coding sequence ATCCTAAAATCCAAAAACAATAAAGGTGATGATGTCACTGAATCTGATGACCTCATCAAGCTTCTAAGAAATCCAAATTCAAATCAGAATTTCGGACAGTTCATCGAAGAATGGTTGTACTATCATTACTCCCACGGCTGGAACTATATTGTACCTCAAAATAAGTCTGTAGGCTTTGAATCAAAACTCAATTCAGGAACTCAATTATTTAATTGCGATCCAGACTTTATTGACTGGAATAGTCTCTATTCATTCGTTTTCAATTTCTTTTCTAAAAATGACGAGCTGCACTTTAGTTATCGTCCACTTGGTTTTAGTAGAATCAAGTACTCAAACGTAATTCCATATTTCGACGTTCGCCAAAACCCGGAGAAACCATACATAGGTATTTCCCGGCTTCTCGCGTTGAAACAAAACATACAGAACTACTCTTTAGCCGGTCAGGCTAAAGAGAATATGATCAAACGATCAGGTTCTCAAATTGTTTCTTTAGATGTTAAGACATTCGATGATTTTGGTCTGGATGGTGAAGTTGGTACCGGCGAAAATGATAAAGATGGGAATCCAATTACCACTACTCACAAAAAGAAGCTTGAACAAGAATTAAGGGATACGGGAATCGGAAACAACTCTTTAGGAGTGGCGTTCTCTACTCTCCCACTCAAAGCATTCTCATTATCTGATGGACTTGAAAAGCTGGATTATGATAAGTTGGCCGTGGAAGATGCTCGTGTGATTGTAAATAAATACAATCTACCTAAAGAATTCCAAAACCTTACACTAGAATCTGCAAAGTTCGCGAATCGCCAGATGGCAATGATCGAAGTGATTCAAAATATCATTCAGCCTTTAGCACAAAACTTCTGCGAGAAAATTCAAACATTCTTTAAATGGGAAAATACAATCTATATCGATTACTCACATCTTCCGGTCTTTGCAGAAAATGAAAAAACGAAGATTGAAACGACCAAATTAAAACTTGATTTACTTATTCAATTATTCGATAAGAAACTAATTACTCACGAAGAATTAACTGCAAAAATCAACGAATATGGAATCATCTGA
- a CDS encoding 3'-5' exonuclease: MKAFLDIETGGFSLSKNGVCEIAVVITDNSLVPVAEYQSLIKPYYRECGIELVSYKDDAMGVNGISISDLESKGLDICDVIGNVIDLLKNHNTEIIIGHNSSTFDIPRIKYLCSRFHTEKTFFDSIPLDDTMKIAKGFLRLPSYSLPNLCTHYGIVNQKVHSALGDTYATIEPYKRLIG; the protein is encoded by the coding sequence ATGAAAGCATTTTTAGACATTGAAACTGGAGGATTCTCCTTAAGCAAAAACGGAGTTTGTGAAATCGCCGTTGTGATCACCGATAATAGTTTGGTCCCGGTCGCAGAATATCAATCACTCATCAAACCGTATTACAGAGAATGTGGTATTGAGCTGGTTTCATACAAAGATGATGCGATGGGCGTAAATGGTATTTCAATATCGGACCTGGAATCTAAAGGTCTTGACATTTGTGACGTGATCGGAAACGTTATTGACCTTCTCAAAAATCATAATACTGAAATCATCATCGGTCACAACTCATCAACTTTCGATATTCCACGAATAAAGTATCTATGCTCAAGATTTCATACTGAAAAAACATTCTTCGATTCGATCCCTTTGGATGATACAATGAAGATCGCAAAAGGGTTTTTGAGACTTCCATCCTACTCGCTTCCAAATCTTTGCACTCATTACGGAATTGTAAACCAGAAGGTGCATTCCGCATTAGGTGATACTTATGCTACTATTGAACCTTATAAAAGATTGATAGGATAA